In Streptomyces sp. TLI_146, the genomic stretch GCGCCAGCTTGTCCGCCGTCGCCTCGTCGCCGAGGAGCGCCCGCCCGGAGAACTTCAGGAACGAGAGCGGGCTGTTGCCCGCGGCGTCGCCGTGCAGCACCGAGTGGTAGCTCTGGCTGCCGAAGAACTGCCAGGTCAGCGGGTACGCCACCAGCGGCAGACAGACCAGGGCGGCCACCCCGAGGCCCTTCGCGAGCGTGGGCCCGGCCTCGCGGACGACGTCCCGCCGCGCCAGCGCGTACGACAGCGCGAAGAGCAGCATGCCGACCGAGGCGAGCAGCAGGACCTCCTCGCCGAGGAAGATCTGGTACGCGGTGAACAGGCCGAGCAGCACGCCGTCGCGGCGCACGTCCGCGGCCGGTGAGCACAGCCGCAGCGCGCGGTCGACGATCACCGGGATCATGAACAGGACGCAGAAGTTCGGGTGCGCGTTGGCGTGCGAGACCATCGGCGGCGCGAACCCGGCGAGCGCGCCGCCCAGGCCCGCGGCCCACGGGTTGGCGGTCACCCACCGCGCGAAGAGCCGGTACCAGGCGTACGCGGTGGCGGTCAGGCCCAGGGTGAGGACCAGCGCCCAGGTGACGGTCGGGCCCAGCGCGAGCGTGACGGGTGTGAGCGGCACGGACAGGCCCAGCATGGGCGTGTTGCCCATGAGGTTCACCCCGTCCGGGAAGCCCTGGAGGGTGGTGAAGAACGGGTCGCGCAGATGCCGGACGTTGTCGGCGGTGACCGAGAAGAACCACTCCCACTGGTTCTGGTCCTGACCGGAGTCGGCGAGGTAGCCGGAGCCGAGGTCGGTCCAGAGGTCCTTGTAGAGCAGGACCGAGGAGAGCAGGAAGAGGGCGAACAGGGCGAGGCTCGCGCGGCCGGCGGAGCGGGCCTTGAGGCGGACGAGTTCGAGGAGCACCCGGCCGTAGTCGGCCGGGCCGACCTTGGAGCCCTCCTGGTGGGACCAGCGGACCGGGACCTCGGCCACGGGCCAGCCGTGGCGGCGGAAGTACTGGAGGATCTCCACGTCGATGCCCCAGCCGTCCAGGCGGGCGTCCGCGAAGGCCGCGCGCGCCTTGTCGCCGTCGAAGAGCTTGAAGCCGCACTGGGTGTCGTGGATGCCGGGGACCGCGACCGCGCGTATGAGCCGGTTGCCCATCCGCCCGAGCCACTCGCGGACCCGGCCCTGGTGGACGGCTATGTCGGCCTCGGGGTGGGCGCGGGAGCCGATCGCGGCGGCCGCGTCGGCGCCGTCGAGCTCCTTGGCGAGCCGGTCGAGCTCGGCGACGGGGGTGGCCAGGTCGGCGTCGGTGAGCAGCACGCGGGCGCCCCGGGAGGCGGCGACGCCGAGCCGCAGGGCGTGGCCCTTGCCGCGGTTGCGGTCGGCGGCGAGGAGACGGATGCGGGGGTCGGCGGCGGCCTGCCGGGCCACATCCGCCGTGCCGTCCTCGGACCCGTCGTCGACGACGATCAGCTCCCAGGAGAGCGCCGAGCCGTGGAGGTGGTCCCGGATGGCGTCCAGGGTCGGGCCGAGGCGCCGCTCCTCGTTGTACGCGGGGACGACGACCGAGAGGTCGGGGGGGCCGCCGTCCGTCACCGCTTCAGCCGCTCCGCCCAGGTGAGCGAGTGGTCGTTGTACGCGCGGATCACGGCGTGGGCGGCGTCGCCGTCGCCCTTGACCACGGCGTCGACGAGGTCGCCGTGCCCATTCCACAGCCAGTCGCTGAGGTCGCTGCGCCCGCGCAGATACGGGACGGCGAAGACCCAGCACTGCATCCGCAGCCGGTGCAGGAAGTCCGAGATGTACGGGTTTCCGGCGAGGGCGCCGAGCTCGCGCCAGAACCGCAGGTCGTAGCCGATGAGGATGTTGAGGTCGCCGCTGCGGGCGGCGCGGGCGCACTCCTCGGCGCGGCGGCGGACGGAGACGAGGGCGGGGCCCTGGGCGGCGCCGAGCTCGGTGATCTTGCGGAAGATCCCGTTGACGACGAGCGACCGGGCTTCGACCATCCCCTTGTAGTCCTCGACGGAGAACTCGTGGACGCGGAAGCCGCGGTGCTGGTCGGAGTCGAGCAGGCCTTGGGCGGTGAGGTCGACGAGGGCCTCGCGGACGGGGGTGGCGCTGACCCCGTACTGCTCGGCGATCTGCTTGACGGTGAACTCCTCGCCGGGCTGGAGGCGCCCGGCCAGTATCTCGTCGCGCAGCGCGTCGGCGATCTGCTGCCGCAGTGTGCTGCGCGTCACGCCTCCACTCGCGGGCACGGCGCCCCTCCCCTCGTCGGTATCCCGCACACGATAGGCCAGCTCCGACGGGCGGCGGCCCGGCACATTGTTGCGCGGATACGCAAATACGGCCCGGGAGGAGTGGTTTCCCGGGCCGCACGCGTCTGTCGGGAAGGGTCTCAGACGGTGTACTCATCCGCGACGGACAGCGCCTCGTCCAGCACCGCGAGGCCTTCCTTGGCCTCGGCCTCGGTGATGTTGCAGGGCGGGACGACGTGGGTGCGGTTCATG encodes the following:
- a CDS encoding dolichyl-phosphate beta-glucosyltransferase, which encodes MTDGGPPDLSVVVPAYNEERRLGPTLDAIRDHLHGSALSWELIVVDDGSEDGTADVARQAAADPRIRLLAADRNRGKGHALRLGVAASRGARVLLTDADLATPVAELDRLAKELDGADAAAAIGSRAHPEADIAVHQGRVREWLGRMGNRLIRAVAVPGIHDTQCGFKLFDGDKARAAFADARLDGWGIDVEILQYFRRHGWPVAEVPVRWSHQEGSKVGPADYGRVLLELVRLKARSAGRASLALFALFLLSSVLLYKDLWTDLGSGYLADSGQDQNQWEWFFSVTADNVRHLRDPFFTTLQGFPDGVNLMGNTPMLGLSVPLTPVTLALGPTVTWALVLTLGLTATAYAWYRLFARWVTANPWAAGLGGALAGFAPPMVSHANAHPNFCVLFMIPVIVDRALRLCSPAADVRRDGVLLGLFTAYQIFLGEEVLLLASVGMLLFALSYALARRDVVREAGPTLAKGLGVAALVCLPLVAYPLTWQFFGSQSYHSVLHGDAAGNSPLSFLKFSGRALLGDEATADKLALNRTEQNAFYGWPLIALAFAITVRLWRHALVKALAGTALAAALLSLGQKIRIPYTDVVLPGPWRALAHRPLFESVIEGRVGMVCAPALGALVALAAGRLATAGRVNRLAGLAAVALALLPIVPTPFAVTERAPVPSFFADGLWRPYVKPGESVVTVPLPDPAAADALHWQVRADLGFPLPGGYFNGPWGPDRIGIYGASPRWTSNLLRDVRYGGAIPDIGDAWRAQARADLAYWKAGLVVLPPQDNDEALYTTVTRLLGREGRRVDGVWIWDVGR
- a CDS encoding GntR family transcriptional regulator — its product is MPASGGVTRSTLRQQIADALRDEILAGRLQPGEEFTVKQIAEQYGVSATPVREALVDLTAQGLLDSDQHRGFRVHEFSVEDYKGMVEARSLVVNGIFRKITELGAAQGPALVSVRRRAEECARAARSGDLNILIGYDLRFWRELGALAGNPYISDFLHRLRMQCWVFAVPYLRGRSDLSDWLWNGHGDLVDAVVKGDGDAAHAVIRAYNDHSLTWAERLKR